One genomic segment of Roseovarius nanhaiticus includes these proteins:
- a CDS encoding PIN domain-containing protein, with amino-acid sequence MSVEFADTNVVLYLLDDGPKADRAEVILGQGPRISVQVLNESLVNCRRKAGLGWEEAAAFLEGVRALCPVEDLTVQTHDVGRALAERYGFSIYDAMIVASALVAGCTTLWSEDMQDGLLVEGQLRIVNPFA; translated from the coding sequence ATGAGCGTTGAGTTCGCGGACACGAATGTCGTTCTTTACCTGCTCGACGACGGCCCAAAGGCCGATCGCGCCGAGGTCATCCTGGGGCAGGGGCCCCGGATCAGCGTTCAGGTTCTAAACGAGTCACTGGTGAACTGCCGCCGCAAAGCTGGCCTCGGTTGGGAGGAAGCAGCGGCCTTTCTCGAAGGCGTGCGCGCCTTGTGTCCCGTCGAAGATCTCACCGTGCAGACCCATGACGTCGGCCGCGCTTTGGCGGAACGCTACGGCTTCTCGATCTACGACGCGATGATCGTGGCCAGCGCTTTGGTTGCGGGGTGTACCACGCTGTGGAGCGAGGACATGCAAGATGGCCTGCTGGTGGAAGGCCAGCTTCGCATCGTCAACCCCTTTGCATGA
- a CDS encoding AbrB/MazE/SpoVT family DNA-binding domain-containing protein: protein MQVAKWGNSLAVRLPAELVRELGLKEGDQIDLVKDDGRVRVRRLARADEVLTGLRRFRGKLSAAERLSRDDAHER from the coding sequence ATGCAGGTCGCAAAATGGGGTAACTCGCTGGCCGTCCGTTTGCCCGCGGAGCTCGTCCGAGAGCTTGGTCTCAAGGAGGGTGATCAGATCGACCTGGTCAAGGACGACGGTCGGGTCAGAGTCCGTCGCCTTGCTCGTGCGGATGAGGTACTTACCGGCCTGCGCCGCTTCCGGGGCAAGTTGTCCGCAGCAGAACGTCTGAGCCGCGACGACGCACATGAGCGTTGA